The Leopardus geoffroyi isolate Oge1 chromosome D3, O.geoffroyi_Oge1_pat1.0, whole genome shotgun sequence region aTTAGCCCTTAACTCTGGGAGGGCAATGGCCATGTCTGCCCCTGATggctggcacatagcaagtgctcaataaacaaacCTCAACTGACCTCTGGAAGCTCAGGGCTGAGGAGAGAACTGGCAAGGGGGCAGAATGAGCTATAAACTGATCCAGGACAGAATTCAACATTTCACAACCTCACAATTCAACACCTCAGAAAACCGAATGACTCTCAGCACATGCCTCCAACTGCCAAATGCATGATGTTCTTGCTGGGCAGAGATCCTTGCCATTGAAAGCACCACCTTTCAGTCCGTTATGTAAGAAGCTCTTTCAGGATCTCTGCCCCAATCCTGGCCTTACTGTGTAAGTGCTCATTCAACACGTCAACAACCATATTTGTGTGGATCTGCTCGTACAGTAAGTACTGGCTCAGACAGGAAGAACAGAAACTCTGCTCTTAGGAAACGTCTAACTTTCGTGCAGTCTCACCCCAAAGCGAATCCCTAGTATGACACAAGTATACAACTCTTACCCAAGACTTAAACTCTGGTGTGAGTTCTCTGGTGCTGCATAAGGCCTGACCTATGCCTAAATGTTTTCCTACATTCATTACATTCGTAAGGCTTCTCCCCAGTATGGATTCTCTGGTGCTGCGTGAGGGCTGAGCTCTGATTGAAGgattttccacattcattacattcataaggtttttctccagtatgaattctttgatgttCAATAAGGATAGAGCTTCTACCAAAAGCCTTACCACATTCAGTACATTCATAACCTTTGTCTCCAGTGTGAATTTTCTTATGCTGAATGAGGGCTGAGCTCCggctgaaggctttcccacattcaccaCATTCATaaggcttctctccagtgtgaattctccGATGCCTAATGAGCTCTGAGCTGCCCCTGAAAGCTTTTCCACATTCACAGCATTCATAGGGTTTTTCACCactatgaattctctgatgtctAACAAGGTCTGAACTCAAACTAAAAGCTTTGCCACACTCTTTACACGCATAAGGCCTCTccccagtatgaattctctgatgtctAATCAGCTTTGAGCTCTGGCAAAAGGCTTTCCCACAGTCCAAGCACTCGTAGACCTTTCCCCCAGCGTGAACTCTCTGTCGTGTTACATCATTTGAGTTCACACTGAGAGTCCTTTCACTTTCGTTACGTCCAAGGACACTCTCTTCTGTGGAGATTTTCTTGTTGAAGACCGCCAGACTAAGATGTCTTTCCTGAGAAGGGAGCTGACTCATTTTGTTCCCTGCAACTGTTCCTTTTGGCTTCTCAAAGATGTGCAGGCCTCCCAAAGCTTCTTCAACTATCTGTCCTGAAGGAGTTTCCCCAGGGAGTCTTCCTGGGGATATCATGGCTGCTGATGCTACACACTCAAAAATTTCTTGCTTTGTTGTTAATACTTCATCACCCACCAGCTTGCCATCTAAATATGTGAAGAGAAAAATACTAGTGTCATTTGATCCCCATGTCAAAAGAAAGGAATCTATTATAACCAGAATAGAAAATAACCAAACAAAATAGGTATTTACCTATTAGGAGGAAAACTCTTAAGAACTAGCTTCCCAATCCAGAATTTTGAGAAGTGGCCTGGGGTAGTGAGAGGTGGCACCCTCAGAAAGCAAGGGGGACAAAAAAGAGTCAGCACTGGAGAGGGACGGTGAGCAGGGAAACACATCAGTTAGAGGAGACAGTGACACATAGGAGTAGCAGTGAGAAACCAGGAAGCTAGGAGACAATCCTGGGTTAGAAGAGAAGATGCATTTTTTTGGtaatgagggaaaggaaaagaggtgaTAGGGAGTgctcaggaagaagagagaggtctAAGACTCTTAAATAAATGGTGCTCCTAGAAAAACAGGAGAGCAGGATATACGATTAGGAAATGCATTCAGGGTTAGAACTGAGCAGAGGTAGATAAGCAGGAACTAGAATGCGTTAAGTTAATTGCAGGTTCTGGTAGGTTCT contains the following coding sequences:
- the ZSCAN30 gene encoding zinc finger and SCAN domain-containing protein 30, which translates into the protein MSGKTAALAYHASKEQEGLIVVKVEEENYVCGQDFGLQGDTCGLETFRQQFRHFGYSDSSGPREALNRLRELCHQWLRPEVNSKEQILELLVLEQFLAILPEELQAWLREHRPENGEQAVTMLEELEKELDEPRQQDTAHGQGMIWKEMTSIGALKSLSIQLQPLENQCKSETQESQASHEGDGKLVGDEVLTTKQEIFECVASAAMISPGRLPGETPSGQIVEEALGGLHIFEKPKGTVAGNKMSQLPSQERHLSLAVFNKKISTEESVLGRNESERTLSVNSNDVTRQRVHAGGKVYECLDCGKAFCQSSKLIRHQRIHTGERPYACKECGKAFSLSSDLVRHQRIHSGEKPYECCECGKAFRGSSELIRHRRIHTGEKPYECGECGKAFSRSSALIQHKKIHTGDKGYECTECGKAFGRSSILIEHQRIHTGEKPYECNECGKSFNQSSALTQHQRIHTGEKPYECNECRKTFRHRSGLMQHQRTHTRV